A stretch of the Jeotgalibacillus haloalkalitolerans genome encodes the following:
- a CDS encoding hemolysin family protein → MEFIAIAALLFASFFLSGSETALTAVNKMKVKTRAEQGDRAAEKLLKQVSKPDQMITTILIGNNISNILLPVLVTVIAIDYGIEVALATGILTVTLIIFSEVLPKTIAATFADRIAYIVAPVIRILMTIFKPITWFLSKFTNIVIRILSKGDIKEATITKEELRTMVDIASTEGTFLGDESLRIKGVLDFQKKDVGDAMKTPRVDIIGIPIETKYEEVRDYVIDNPYTRYPVYKENMDNIVGVFHSKQVIEWSLTPEKPLTEFMDNDPLFTVETTSIERIFKRMLQAKKHFAIVLDEYGGTLGIITHEDIIEAMIGQEIADENDDEEESWIDELTERTIVCHGKLNIHRLNEVFSTKIPEEQDVLAGFVLKEIGHLPEEGDEFDFQHLRFTVLEMEKNKITKVRIEKRVIDGIADDKDIES, encoded by the coding sequence TTGGAATTTATAGCCATAGCTGCTTTGCTTTTTGCCTCATTCTTTTTATCAGGAAGTGAGACAGCGCTGACTGCTGTCAACAAAATGAAGGTTAAAACCCGTGCCGAGCAGGGTGATCGTGCGGCTGAAAAGCTGTTAAAACAGGTGTCAAAGCCTGATCAGATGATCACAACTATTTTGATAGGGAACAATATATCGAATATTCTTTTACCTGTTCTCGTAACAGTCATCGCAATTGATTACGGAATTGAAGTTGCACTTGCAACAGGGATTTTAACAGTTACGCTGATTATCTTCTCTGAAGTACTGCCGAAAACAATTGCCGCTACTTTTGCTGACCGGATTGCCTACATTGTAGCGCCGGTAATCCGCATTTTAATGACAATTTTTAAGCCGATTACATGGTTTTTATCTAAATTCACAAATATCGTGATCCGTATTCTTTCAAAAGGTGATATTAAGGAAGCAACGATTACGAAAGAAGAGCTTCGCACAATGGTGGATATCGCTTCGACTGAGGGAACTTTTTTAGGTGATGAATCCCTGCGTATTAAAGGGGTTCTTGACTTTCAGAAAAAGGACGTCGGCGATGCAATGAAAACGCCGCGTGTTGATATCATTGGCATTCCTATTGAGACTAAGTATGAAGAAGTACGTGATTATGTCATTGATAATCCTTATACACGCTATCCTGTGTATAAAGAAAATATGGATAATATCGTCGGAGTGTTTCACTCCAAGCAGGTGATCGAATGGTCATTGACGCCTGAAAAGCCTTTGACGGAGTTTATGGACAATGATCCGCTGTTCACAGTGGAGACGACTTCAATTGAACGTATTTTCAAACGCATGCTTCAGGCGAAAAAGCATTTTGCGATTGTACTTGATGAGTACGGCGGGACGCTTGGGATTATCACGCATGAGGACATCATCGAAGCCATGATCGGTCAGGAAATTGCCGATGAGAATGACGACGAGGAAGAGTCATGGATTGATGAACTGACAGAAAGAACGATTGTCTGTCACGGTAAACTGAACATACACCGTCTGAATGAAGTGTTCTCGACGAAGATTCCGGAAGAGCAGGACGTACTTGCAGGGTTTGTATTAAAAGAGATTGGTCATTTGCCTGAAGAAGGCGATGAATTCGATTTCCAGCACCTGCGCTTTACCGTACTTGAGATGGAGAAAAATAAAATTACAAAGGTGCGCATTGAAAAACGCGTTATCGATGGGATTGCAGATGATAAAGATATCGAAAGCTGA
- a CDS encoding manganese catalase family protein, whose amino-acid sequence MFKRVNKLLIDLPAPEYGDANAAAAVQELLGGKFGEMSTLNNYMYQSFNFRQKHKLKPFYDLVASITAEEFGHVELVSNTINLVSKGTTFTAEPDLTPLSNATDKRNTYSFIATAQTSLAGDSMGNSWRGDYVFSSGNLILDLLHNFFLEIGARTHKMRVYEMTDHPTAREMIGYLLVRGGVHILAYAKAIEIATGTDLTKMLPIPNLDNRVFDHARKYEDQGVGNVLFTWSDNDYKDIKQIWKGTNPANGQPLIVKEGIPEDGGEIPDLNDLPEEFAPGIDRDLYEQIAKRLKANM is encoded by the coding sequence ATGTTTAAACGTGTGAATAAATTGCTGATTGATCTTCCGGCTCCTGAGTACGGTGATGCAAATGCAGCAGCAGCCGTTCAGGAGCTGCTCGGCGGTAAATTCGGTGAAATGTCTACATTAAATAATTATATGTATCAGTCTTTTAACTTTAGACAAAAGCACAAACTTAAGCCATTTTATGATCTTGTTGCCAGCATTACAGCAGAAGAATTCGGTCATGTTGAGCTGGTCAGCAATACCATCAATCTTGTTTCTAAAGGAACAACGTTCACCGCAGAGCCTGATTTAACACCACTCAGTAACGCAACAGACAAACGAAACACCTACTCATTTATTGCAACTGCACAAACCTCACTTGCAGGAGATTCAATGGGCAATTCATGGCGTGGTGATTATGTATTTTCAAGCGGCAATCTGATTCTGGATCTGCTTCATAACTTCTTTTTGGAAATCGGGGCCAGAACGCATAAGATGAGAGTCTATGAAATGACTGATCACCCGACTGCACGGGAGATGATTGGCTACCTGCTTGTTCGTGGAGGCGTGCATATTCTTGCTTACGCTAAAGCCATTGAGATTGCGACAGGAACTGACCTGACAAAAATGCTGCCAATTCCAAACCTGGACAACCGGGTATTTGATCACGCCAGAAAGTATGAAGATCAGGGTGTAGGTAACGTTCTGTTCACCTGGAGTGACAATGACTATAAAGATATTAAACAGATATGGAAAGGCACAAACCCCGCAAACGGACAGCCGCTGATTGTGAAGGAGGGTATTCCGGAAGATGGCGGTGAGATTCCTGACCTGAATGACCTGCCGGAGGAATTTGCACCGGGGATCGACCGTGATCTATACGAGCAGATTGCTAAGAGACTCAAGGCAAACATGTAG
- a CDS encoding 3'-5' exonuclease: MAIWSKKFDDQINTDIPLSTPLDELNLLVIDTETTGFAVGKDDRLIEVGAVPVKGLKVLEKESFQSYVNPVREIPPAITDLTSIRQSDVEDAPDAMEVIEALFEKGKQLETHALAGHYISFDLLVFKHELRRNSLRYQEPPAIDTLDLLSYLVPTWEMKDLAYYASVFETRMYDRHTALGDAMTAAYLFCELCERVKERGITTWGELLALRSSRTP; encoded by the coding sequence ATGGCGATATGGTCAAAGAAATTTGATGATCAGATCAACACAGATATTCCGCTTTCCACACCGCTCGATGAATTAAATCTGCTCGTCATCGATACTGAAACAACAGGCTTTGCAGTGGGGAAGGATGACCGGCTGATTGAGGTGGGGGCCGTGCCGGTTAAAGGGCTGAAGGTACTGGAGAAGGAATCATTTCAGTCTTACGTCAACCCTGTCAGAGAGATCCCGCCGGCCATTACCGACCTGACATCGATCAGACAGTCAGATGTGGAGGATGCCCCTGATGCGATGGAAGTTATTGAAGCACTTTTTGAAAAAGGGAAGCAACTGGAGACCCATGCGCTGGCCGGGCACTACATTTCATTTGATCTGCTCGTATTCAAGCATGAGCTGAGAAGAAATTCGCTGCGCTATCAGGAGCCGCCAGCGATAGATACACTTGATCTGCTTTCGTACCTTGTTCCGACCTGGGAGATGAAAGATCTTGCCTACTATGCATCCGTTTTTGAAACAAGAATGTATGACCGGCATACAGCACTGGGTGATGCAATGACAGCAGCCTACCTTTTTTGCGAGCTTTGTGAACGTGTGAAAGAGAGAGGCATCACCACCTGGGGAGAGCTGCTCGCACTGCGTTCATCGAGAACGCCGTGA
- a CDS encoding YuzF family protein, with product MNEQQLTFVSHYDPFVYQALNSLVGTMITVQTTKNPVQGTLTSAAPDHIVIEINQVPFFIRTQQIVWISPS from the coding sequence ATGAATGAACAACAGCTTACATTTGTCAGTCATTATGATCCCTTTGTGTACCAGGCGTTGAACTCACTCGTAGGTACAATGATTACAGTCCAAACCACCAAGAACCCTGTGCAGGGAACGCTGACGAGTGCCGCTCCGGATCATATCGTCATTGAAATCAATCAGGTTCCTTTTTTCATCCGTACACAGCAAATTGTATGGATTTCCCCATCTTAA
- a CDS encoding DUF294 nucleotidyltransferase-like domain-containing protein, with amino-acid sequence MTETTYRHPSDGESIRAFIKETPLFKNRSDIEFSRLYNLCQERQYDQGVLIADARKKREGILLITSGLAEVYAAGFQGVREVLEFAGPGEIVGLASISTMLKPTDEPVHTVEISALETTQGLFIPYSVLKELWGEPSVQQYFLEKAIFRLQDVYQSLTEQMQQAGWIEQQKQVFQRVQDMMSSPLLTVSADSTLEEGIGFMARHELSAAVYVKHEVPYIVSMREVMKAIAEKHPLSSQLSAIGKECAVIKRNAFYYDALAIFQLKGDLRHIVVLDERERPIGMLTLSDVLKQRHRSIQHLMKEIQAVGPSTLEKLSGDLKKMASGLIEERASIRMLSSAMTPLFDQLTGKLINDAVKNTGQPPCEFAFYQMGSAGRGEQFQMTDQDHFLVFERNGSDEEAYFEKLGEEITSLLEQAGFKLCDGQMMVSNPIWRGSVTDWQQRIRRWALRSTPQNILYAYNFFAMRWLYGNAEVHHDFMKGLKKELEHSGVLLRQMAEEIRSVPIPSIDHRIRSFILREGKVIDLKKQVLFPFHHALQISSIRAGILEGSTADRIAKLTEKGKIEEDTDLKESIDFILSLNLQRKQEGTSEVRPDQLTSREKALLSKSLETLRHFQQAAVREMGV; translated from the coding sequence ATGACGGAAACGACGTACCGCCATCCAAGTGATGGTGAATCAATCAGAGCATTTATTAAAGAGACACCGCTTTTTAAAAACAGATCTGATATTGAGTTCAGCCGGCTCTATAATCTTTGTCAGGAGCGGCAGTACGACCAGGGCGTTTTAATTGCGGATGCGCGTAAAAAAAGGGAAGGAATTCTGCTGATTACATCAGGGCTTGCTGAAGTATACGCAGCAGGATTCCAGGGTGTCAGAGAAGTGCTTGAATTTGCAGGTCCCGGCGAAATTGTCGGGCTCGCAAGTATCAGTACGATGCTGAAGCCGACGGATGAACCTGTTCATACCGTTGAGATTTCAGCGCTTGAAACCACACAGGGTTTATTTATTCCATACAGTGTCCTGAAAGAGCTCTGGGGGGAGCCTTCAGTACAGCAGTACTTTTTGGAAAAAGCGATCTTCCGTCTGCAGGATGTGTACCAGTCATTAACTGAACAGATGCAGCAGGCGGGGTGGATCGAACAGCAGAAGCAGGTATTTCAGCGGGTGCAGGACATGATGTCCTCCCCGCTGCTTACCGTTTCAGCTGACAGTACCTTAGAAGAAGGCATCGGTTTTATGGCGCGTCATGAACTGAGCGCTGCAGTTTACGTAAAACATGAAGTCCCTTACATCGTATCCATGCGGGAAGTGATGAAGGCCATTGCTGAAAAACATCCACTTTCTTCACAGCTGTCAGCAATCGGGAAGGAATGTGCGGTCATTAAAAGGAACGCCTTTTATTATGATGCACTTGCCATCTTTCAGCTGAAAGGAGACCTGCGTCACATTGTGGTACTGGATGAGAGGGAGCGGCCGATTGGCATGCTGACCCTTTCAGATGTATTAAAACAGCGCCATCGTTCGATTCAGCACCTGATGAAGGAAATTCAGGCGGTTGGACCGTCCACACTTGAAAAGCTCTCCGGTGATCTGAAAAAAATGGCGTCCGGGCTCATAGAAGAACGCGCAAGCATCCGTATGCTGTCTTCTGCCATGACGCCGCTTTTTGATCAGCTGACAGGAAAGCTGATCAATGACGCTGTGAAAAATACAGGTCAACCTCCATGCGAATTTGCTTTTTATCAGATGGGCAGCGCAGGACGCGGAGAACAGTTCCAGATGACAGATCAGGATCACTTTCTTGTATTTGAAAGAAACGGCAGTGATGAAGAGGCTTATTTTGAAAAGCTTGGAGAGGAAATTACGTCTCTGCTGGAACAGGCAGGTTTTAAATTATGCGATGGCCAGATGATGGTCAGCAATCCGATATGGAGAGGGTCCGTGACCGACTGGCAGCAGCGGATCAGAAGGTGGGCATTACGCTCTACGCCGCAAAACATACTATATGCCTATAATTTTTTTGCGATGAGATGGCTGTATGGAAATGCGGAAGTCCACCATGATTTTATGAAAGGATTGAAGAAAGAACTCGAGCACTCAGGCGTATTATTAAGACAGATGGCAGAGGAAATCAGGTCGGTACCTATTCCTTCAATTGACCACCGGATCAGAAGCTTTATTTTGAGGGAAGGCAAAGTCATTGATCTGAAAAAGCAGGTGCTTTTCCCATTTCACCATGCCCTGCAAATCAGCTCTATCCGTGCAGGAATATTAGAAGGATCAACAGCTGACAGGATTGCGAAACTGACGGAAAAAGGAAAGATTGAAGAGGATACAGATCTGAAAGAAAGCATTGATTTTATTTTATCGCTGAACCTTCAGCGCAAGCAGGAAGGAACCTCTGAAGTCCGTCCGGATCAGCTGACTTCAAGGGAAAAAGCACTTTTATCAAAATCACTTGAAACACTGCGTCACTTTCAGCAGGCTGCAGTCAGGGAAATGGGTGTGTAA
- a CDS encoding LLM class flavin-dependent oxidoreductase: MKYGFWLPIFGGWLRNVEDENMPPTFDYAKKVIQSAEMWGYDTTLIAELYLNDIKGPERDSIEAWSTAAALAAVTEKIEIMTAIRPGFHNPAVAAKMASNIDHISNGRFTLNVVSAWWAEEAKQYGGAFTEHDERYERTDEFLTILKGLWTEDTFSFKGKYYDIENTKLEPKPVQRPNPILYAGGESPRGKQSIVEHCDSYVMHGGTVEEIETKIADMESRRAAAEKDPFGSFGMAAFIICRDTEEEVQAELERITDVKDVSGYAGYNDFVSKSQLEQQVKLMDYSVSNRGLRPNLIGTPEQIAERIIEFENAGLDLLLLQFSPQLEEMKRFSEKVMPLVEKKRKLQQEINI, translated from the coding sequence ATGAAATATGGTTTCTGGCTTCCGATTTTTGGCGGGTGGCTTCGTAATGTTGAAGATGAGAATATGCCACCGACATTTGATTATGCGAAAAAAGTGATTCAGTCAGCAGAGATGTGGGGTTACGATACCACACTGATCGCTGAACTGTACCTGAACGATATAAAAGGACCGGAACGGGATTCAATTGAAGCCTGGTCAACAGCAGCGGCACTTGCAGCAGTAACTGAGAAGATTGAAATTATGACTGCAATCCGTCCGGGATTTCATAATCCGGCAGTAGCTGCAAAAATGGCTTCCAATATTGATCACATTTCAAACGGCCGATTCACATTAAACGTTGTGTCTGCCTGGTGGGCTGAAGAAGCGAAGCAGTATGGCGGCGCATTTACAGAGCACGATGAGCGCTATGAGCGTACGGATGAGTTCCTTACAATTTTAAAAGGGCTCTGGACCGAGGACACATTCAGTTTTAAAGGGAAATATTATGATATTGAAAATACAAAGCTTGAACCAAAGCCGGTTCAGCGTCCGAATCCAATTCTTTATGCAGGCGGTGAAAGCCCGCGCGGCAAGCAGTCTATTGTTGAACACTGCGATTCTTATGTGATGCATGGCGGAACAGTTGAAGAAATTGAAACAAAGATTGCTGATATGGAATCACGCCGTGCTGCAGCAGAGAAGGATCCATTTGGTTCATTCGGAATGGCGGCGTTTATTATTTGTCGTGATACAGAAGAGGAAGTGCAGGCTGAACTTGAACGGATCACAGATGTAAAAGACGTGAGCGGATATGCCGGCTACAACGATTTCGTCAGCAAATCACAGCTTGAGCAGCAGGTAAAACTGATGGATTACTCTGTATCAAACCGCGGACTCAGACCGAACCTGATTGGCACACCTGAACAGATTGCAGAGCGGATCATTGAATTTGAAAATGCAGGCCTTGACCTGTTACTGCTTCAGTTCTCTCCACAACTTGAAGAGATGAAGCGTTTTTCTGAAAAAGTTATGCCACTGGTTGAGAAAAAGAGAAAGCTTCAGCAGGAAATCAACATTTAG
- a CDS encoding ATP-grasp domain-containing protein produces the protein MSKAYVLHENDEWTVHLTKRLDELNVSYEVWHLDEGIVDLTEEPPEGIFYSRMSASSHTRGHRFAPELTESVLAWLEQHGRTVLNGSRALRLEVSKVNQYTALQLNGIKTPDTIAAVGREQIIKAAEKLDKPSFITKHNRAGKGLGVQLFHSIDALKQYVNSDDFELPVDGITLIQEYIESPESYITRCEFVGGKFVYAVRVDTSEGFELCPADACQIDDLFCPVGEEVEEKPKFQVVKDFNEPLLITQLEYFLARNDIAVAGIEFIKDADGEIYVYDINTNTNYNADAEAAHGTYGMLELAKFLKKKLEREYSVVEA, from the coding sequence ATGAGTAAAGCATATGTACTGCATGAAAATGATGAATGGACGGTTCATTTAACGAAAAGACTGGATGAACTGAATGTATCTTATGAAGTTTGGCATCTAGATGAAGGGATTGTAGATTTAACGGAAGAGCCTCCTGAAGGCATTTTTTACAGCAGAATGAGTGCTTCTTCACATACGCGCGGTCACCGTTTTGCGCCGGAACTTACGGAATCAGTGCTTGCATGGCTTGAGCAGCATGGCAGAACAGTATTGAACGGCTCGCGTGCACTTCGTCTTGAGGTGAGCAAGGTGAACCAGTACACGGCACTTCAGCTGAATGGAATTAAAACGCCTGATACGATCGCAGCGGTTGGACGAGAGCAGATTATAAAAGCAGCGGAAAAGCTTGATAAACCATCGTTTATTACGAAGCATAACCGTGCAGGAAAAGGGCTTGGCGTTCAGCTTTTCCATTCGATTGATGCGCTGAAGCAATATGTAAACAGCGATGATTTTGAACTGCCGGTTGATGGGATTACGCTCATTCAGGAGTATATTGAGTCACCGGAGTCATATATTACGCGCTGCGAATTTGTAGGTGGTAAATTTGTCTATGCGGTTCGTGTGGATACTTCTGAGGGCTTTGAGCTATGCCCGGCAGATGCATGCCAGATTGATGATCTGTTCTGCCCGGTTGGTGAAGAGGTGGAGGAGAAGCCGAAGTTCCAAGTTGTGAAAGACTTTAATGAGCCGCTGTTGATCACACAGCTTGAATATTTTCTTGCGAGAAATGATATTGCTGTGGCGGGAATTGAGTTCATTAAAGATGCTGACGGCGAGATTTATGTATATGACATCAATACAAACACGAATTACAATGCGGATGCAGAAGCAGCTCACGGTACTTACGGGATGCTTGAGCTTGCGAAGTTTCTGAAGAAGAAGCTTGAGCGCGAGTACTCCGTAGTTGAAGCTTAG
- a CDS encoding DUF4212 domain-containing protein: MKKIDKKVADSYFKTRTTLIMIYLAIGATVSYGVVLFAEPLSNITFNGIPLHYYMGAQGAVLTFIILLFVNAIVSDRVDKKYGIDEARNESIGSGKTVDH; encoded by the coding sequence ATGAAGAAAATTGATAAGAAGGTGGCTGACTCCTATTTTAAGACACGTACGACGCTGATTATGATCTATCTGGCAATCGGTGCAACGGTTTCTTATGGGGTTGTCCTGTTTGCAGAGCCGCTGTCGAATATCACATTTAACGGAATTCCGCTTCATTATTACATGGGTGCTCAAGGGGCCGTCTTGACTTTTATTATACTTCTGTTTGTCAATGCGATTGTCAGTGACCGTGTAGATAAAAAATATGGCATTGATGAAGCGCGTAACGAGTCAATCGGTTCAGGGAAGACTGTCGATCATTAA
- a CDS encoding dipeptidase, whose protein sequence is MALDQYFRDNRDRHLAELTEWLSIPSVSSLSEHKQNTLKGGEWIAENLRKIGMENVQIIQTPGHPVVYGDWLHAEDAPTVLVYGHYDVQPVDPLHLWETEPFQPAIRDNKIYARGATDDKGQSFMHVKAAEALLKEHGKLPVNLKFLIEGEEEIGSVNLPKFVEENQDLLASDVIVISDTGMQEKGQPAICYGLRGLAGIQIDVKGAKGDLHSGLYGGAVQNALHALVSLLDSFRDENGVIQVDRFYDKVEPLTDEEKAAYEALNFSDEALKKELEVEELFGEKGYTSLERMWTRPTLEINGMWGGFEGEGIKTVLPNEAHAKITCRLVPHQDPDEIVELLTKHVEAHTPAGVTVEVTPFDKGAPYVTPYDHPAIQAAGASYEKVYGVPTQFIRGGGSIPIVAAFDQILQKPIVLMGFGLPGENFHAPNEHFHLENFDQGLRVIADYYSTLPEVLKK, encoded by the coding sequence ATGGCATTAGATCAATATTTCCGCGACAATCGTGACCGGCATTTAGCAGAACTGACCGAATGGTTATCGATCCCAAGCGTTAGCTCACTCTCAGAACATAAGCAGAATACATTAAAAGGCGGCGAATGGATCGCAGAAAACCTTCGGAAAATCGGAATGGAAAACGTTCAGATCATCCAGACACCGGGACACCCTGTCGTCTATGGCGACTGGCTTCATGCAGAGGATGCACCCACCGTGTTAGTATACGGGCACTATGACGTCCAGCCGGTTGACCCGCTACATTTATGGGAAACGGAGCCCTTCCAGCCCGCAATTCGCGACAACAAAATTTATGCCCGCGGCGCAACTGATGACAAAGGACAATCCTTTATGCACGTTAAAGCAGCAGAAGCTTTATTGAAGGAACACGGAAAGCTGCCAGTTAATCTGAAGTTTCTGATTGAAGGCGAAGAGGAAATTGGCAGTGTTAACCTTCCAAAATTTGTTGAAGAAAACCAGGACCTGCTGGCCTCAGATGTCATTGTGATCTCAGATACCGGCATGCAGGAAAAAGGACAGCCTGCGATCTGCTATGGTCTGCGCGGACTTGCGGGCATTCAGATTGACGTGAAAGGTGCAAAAGGCGACCTGCACTCAGGGCTGTATGGCGGCGCTGTGCAAAATGCACTTCATGCGCTCGTCAGTCTGCTTGATTCATTCCGTGATGAAAACGGTGTGATTCAGGTAGACCGCTTTTACGATAAAGTTGAGCCGCTGACTGATGAAGAAAAAGCAGCCTATGAAGCACTGAACTTTTCAGATGAGGCTTTGAAAAAAGAGCTTGAAGTTGAAGAACTGTTCGGCGAAAAGGGCTATACATCACTCGAGCGCATGTGGACGCGTCCAACACTTGAAATTAACGGCATGTGGGGCGGCTTTGAAGGCGAAGGCATTAAAACGGTTCTGCCAAATGAAGCGCATGCGAAAATTACGTGCCGGCTCGTACCACACCAGGATCCCGATGAGATTGTTGAGCTGCTGACAAAGCACGTTGAGGCTCATACGCCGGCTGGTGTAACAGTTGAAGTCACGCCGTTTGATAAAGGGGCACCGTACGTGACGCCTTATGATCATCCTGCGATTCAGGCTGCCGGTGCATCATATGAAAAAGTGTACGGCGTACCAACCCAGTTCATCCGCGGCGGCGGCTCGATTCCGATCGTTGCAGCGTTTGACCAGATTCTGCAGAAGCCGATTGTGCTGATGGGATTCGGTCTGCCGGGTGAGAACTTCCATGCACCGAATGAACATTTTCATTTAGAGAATTTTGATCAGGGACTGCGTGTGATTGCTGATTATTACAGCACGCTGCCTGAGGTTTTGAAGAAATAA
- a CDS encoding sodium:solute symporter family protein: MDTQFLVSLAFILLTFGLYIGIAIYNQAKATSDFYVAGRGVPPIYNGMAIGADWMSAASFIGMAGTVMVMGYDGLGYIMGWTGGYLLLTFLMAPQLRKYGRYTVPEFIGDRYGSNLARLIAAVATIIISFTYSIGQMSGSGVVIGRLLEVDYRIGTIIGACLIAFYSALGGMKGITWTQVAQYVVLITAYLVPVIFMALQLTNNPLPWVSYGSIIEEMRVLDRELGISEYVVPFTEGTKWQFLALMFTLMAGTAGLPHVIVRFYTVSTMKAARWSGAWALLFIGLLYLSAPAYAAFSRFILMTQVAGSPIDQLPAWTASWVDTGMLQVADTSGDGVLQWQELQIANDIVVMATPEIANLGIFVIGLMAAGAMAAALSTAGGLMIAISASLSHDIYFRSINPNASDKKRLAVGRWSIVLASLAAGVIALNPPGAITQIVAWAFALASGSFFPALLLGVWWKRSNAKGVIAGMLVGLSVTLGYIFAAKYGGFTILGIIDTGAGVFGASAAIIANVVVSLATKPPSQKIQEEVIDLRYPEQMTYRDGEVWLDDGNDVPPSK; encoded by the coding sequence ATGGATACTCAGTTTTTAGTCTCACTGGCATTTATACTTTTAACATTCGGTTTGTACATAGGAATTGCGATTTATAATCAGGCAAAGGCTACATCAGACTTTTACGTGGCAGGACGCGGAGTACCGCCAATTTATAACGGGATGGCGATTGGTGCCGACTGGATGAGTGCTGCTTCATTCATTGGTATGGCCGGAACCGTTATGGTCATGGGGTATGACGGACTTGGCTATATTATGGGATGGACAGGCGGTTATCTGCTCTTAACCTTCCTGATGGCGCCTCAGCTTCGTAAATACGGACGCTATACCGTTCCGGAGTTTATCGGGGACCGTTATGGCAGTAACCTTGCCAGATTGATTGCGGCTGTTGCGACGATCATCATCAGTTTCACGTATTCAATTGGACAGATGTCAGGATCCGGTGTCGTGATCGGCCGTCTGCTTGAAGTGGATTACCGCATCGGGACAATTATTGGTGCGTGTCTCATCGCCTTTTATTCAGCACTTGGAGGGATGAAGGGGATTACATGGACGCAGGTAGCGCAGTATGTGGTGTTAATCACAGCTTACCTTGTACCTGTTATCTTTATGGCACTTCAGCTGACTAATAACCCGCTTCCATGGGTTTCATACGGTTCAATCATTGAGGAAATGAGAGTGCTCGACCGTGAGCTTGGGATTTCAGAGTATGTTGTGCCATTTACTGAAGGAACCAAGTGGCAGTTCCTGGCCCTGATGTTTACGCTGATGGCCGGTACTGCGGGACTTCCACACGTGATTGTACGTTTTTACACAGTATCAACTATGAAGGCTGCGCGCTGGAGTGGTGCCTGGGCGCTGTTGTTTATTGGACTTCTATATCTTTCAGCACCTGCATATGCTGCATTTTCACGCTTTATCCTGATGACGCAGGTCGCGGGTTCACCAATTGATCAGCTTCCTGCATGGACAGCGTCATGGGTGGACACAGGCATGCTCCAGGTTGCAGATACGAGCGGGGATGGTGTGCTGCAGTGGCAGGAGCTTCAGATTGCAAATGACATTGTTGTTATGGCGACACCTGAGATTGCGAACCTTGGTATTTTTGTTATTGGCTTGATGGCAGCAGGTGCGATGGCTGCCGCGCTTTCAACAGCCGGTGGTCTGATGATTGCTATCTCAGCATCACTTTCACATGATATTTATTTCCGCTCAATTAATCCGAATGCATCTGATAAAAAGCGTCTGGCAGTTGGGCGCTGGTCAATTGTGCTCGCATCACTTGCAGCAGGTGTGATTGCACTGAATCCACCTGGAGCGATCACTCAGATCGTGGCATGGGCGTTTGCACTTGCTTCAGGCTCATTCTTCCCGGCACTGCTCCTTGGTGTATGGTGGAAGCGTTCAAATGCAAAAGGTGTCATTGCCGGAATGCTTGTCGGCTTATCAGTGACGCTTGGTTACATTTTTGCCGCGAAATACGGCGGATTCACGATTTTAGGCATTATTGATACAGGAGCCGGGGTCTTCGGTGCATCTGCTGCGATCATTGCGAACGTAGTCGTATCACTTGCAACGAAGCCGCCATCACAAAAGATTCAGGAAGAGGTTATTGACCTTCGTTATCCTGAGCAGATGACATACCGGGATGGAGAGGTGTGGCTTGATGACGGAAACGACGTACCGCCATCCAAGTGA